In one Schistosoma mansoni, WGS project CABG00000000 data, supercontig 0154, strain Puerto Rico, whole genome shotgun sequence genomic region, the following are encoded:
- a CDS encoding serpin, putative → MDVLQSLKNFSGRFYGDIVEEKQSHSENTFLSPFNVYTALGMILSGSEMNTKAEIMKVMHLSNCLEHHAIHYGISGLLFDCSERGEGVEIMFGNGLFTAEDVNVKEDYQNTLKSYYNAQTESVAFQMDPEDAGKRINQWASSLTKGKIQELFSSQSLSTDTSVLVITTTYFEGMWDLPFLQGSSHESDFFKLDGSTMNVKLMYMNSSFDMTSLPDLKSRAIKIPFKNPKFSLLIVLPNANDGLLELLDALHRDDGISSILSSNFKDTSLHLYLPKFKLKEGNAISLVDCLQKMGMKEAFHPGSANFTNMSESSNFCIRDILHKAILEVNEQGVVAAAASSVEVVQLSAPLPEFSDEEFRVNHSFFVSIIWKDSVPIFLGHVTNPIDQY, encoded by the exons ATGGATGTATTACAATCCCTTAAAAACTTTAGCGGAAGGTTTTATGGAGATATAGTAGAAGAAAAACAGA GTCATTCGGAGAATACTTTTCTCTCTCCCTTTAATGTATACACTGCCCTGGGAATGATCCTTTCTGGCAGTGAAATGAATACAAAAGCAGAGATAATGAAAGTGATGCACTTATCTAATTGTTTGGAACATCATGCAATTCACTATGGAATCAGTGGACTTCTGTTTGACTGTTCAGAACGTGGTGAAGGTGTTGAGATAATGTTTGGGAACGGATTGTTTACAGCAGAAGATGTGAATGTTAAAGAAGATTATCAAAATACTCTTAAGAGTTATTACAACGCACAAACGGAATCT GTGGCGTTTCAGATGGATCCCGAAGATGCTGGAAAACGAATAAACCAATGGGCTAGTTCACTGACCAAAGGAAAAATTCAAGAACTCTTTTCGTCTCAATCACTATCAACCGACACATCAGTTTTGGTAATAACCACTACATATTTCGAag GTATGTGGGATCTACCTTTTCTTCAAGGAAGTTCACACGAAAGCGACTTCTTTAAGCTTGACGGGTCAACGATGAACGTGAAGTTAATGTATATGAATTCCTCATTTGACATGACCAGTTTACCAGATTTGAAATCACGTGCTATTAAGATACCATTTAAAAATCCTAA ATTCTCGTTATTGATCGTTCTTCCAAACGCAAATGATGGATTACTTGAGTTACTAGATGCATTACATAGAGATGATGGAATTTCATCGATTCTTTCTTCTAACTTTAAGGATACCAGTTTGCATTTGTACTTACCAAAGTTCAAATTGAAGGAAGGCAATGCTATAAGCCTTGTAGACTGTCTACAAAAAATGGGAATGAAAGAGGCTTTTCATCCAGGATCAGCTAACTTTACAAATATGTCTGAGTCAAGTAATTTTTGTATACGAGATATACTTCATAAGGCTATTCTTGAA GTAAATGAGCAGGGTGTAGTAGCAGCTGCAGCGTCTTCTGTAGAAGTTGTTCAACTTTCTGCGCCTTTACCTGAATTCTCTGATGAGGAATTCCGTGTGAATCATTCATTTTTTGTTTCAATTATATGGAAAGATTCTGTACCAATATTTCTTGGACATGTTACAAATCCAATAGATCAATATTAA